Genomic segment of Thiomonas sp. FB-Cd:
GTTGCCTCGCGCCATCGCATCGAGCATCACGCTCACGTGCACGAGCTGGCCACCGGGGAAAATGTATTTTTCGATGAAATCCCCCATGCCCCCATCAAGCTGGGCGTTATCGGTGCCGCCAGCCGTGATGCCGTGATTGAGCACCAGACCGCCCGGCTTGAGCAAGCGACGAATCTTGGCGAAATACACGGGCAGGTTCAGACGCCCGACGTGTTCGCACATACCCACCGACGCCACCTTGTCGAAGCCCTCGCTCTCGTCCACATCCCGATAGTCCTGCAGCAGCATGCGCACGCGCCCCTGCAGTCCCTTTTTCTGAATGAGGCCGTTGACGTAGGCGTGCTGGTTCTTCGACAGGGTGATGCCGGTGGCATCCACCCCATAGTGCTCGGCGGCCCACAGCAGCAGGCCGCCCCATCCGGCCCCGATGTCGATGAAGCGCTCCCCGGGCTTGAGCAGCAGCTTCCTGCAAATATGCTCGAGCTTGGCCTCCTGCGCCTGCGCCAGTGACATGCCGGGGTCCAGGAAATAAGCACAGGAATACACACGCAGGGGATCGAGCCACAGCGCGTAGAAATCGTCCGAGACGTCGTAGTGATGCTGAATCTGTGCCGCGTCACGCGCCTGCGTGTGGCTCATGCGCTCCCACAGCGCGCGCTGCATGCGCTGCACCGGACCCGCGCGCTCATGCGTGGGGTCACGGCCGAGAAGTGCAGGCGCCACAGCCATCAAGTCGCGCAGTCGACCTTCGATGTCCAGGCGGCCTTCCACGTAGTCCTCGGCCACACGCCCGATCGCACCACGTGCCAGATGCAACAGCGCGCGCATGTCCCGAACGATGAGTTGCAGTCGGGGTTGCGCAGCGCCGATCCGCTGGCCCCCGGGAAGCTGCACTGCGCAAGACAGCGGCAGACTTGCCAGCCGCTGCTCGGTCGACTGCAGCCAAAGGCGGTTAAGCGATTCCACGTGGTGCCTCCCTCGGTGAATCGTGCAGCAGCCCTGCACCGGCAGGCCAGGCCCCATCCACGTCCAGGCGGTGTCGTCCTCGACACTCCAGACGCCACGGACGGCCCAGCGCCCCTTGACCGCGACCACAATCCTGGCGCGCGCGATCCGTCCATGGATGGCCTGCGCCAACCGGCACAGCCCACCCTCTGGAATACCCTAGCTTCATACAAGCATAGCTCCGACTGCGCATGCGTGCATGAACTGCCCATTCCGACACTCCGTAACGGCACGTCGCACACCCGCGTCCCGGGCGTGGGCACGCCTGCCACGCCGGCCGACAACCGCACCGCCCGCGATGGCGCGCGTCGGCTCCGTCCAGTACACCGGGCGCACCGAGAGCCGAAGTTGCCGCTAAGCCCCTGACGGGCGCATGCGCTTCGCGCCCGAGGGCATCGCTGCGGGCGCGGTCCCATGCGTTTCGAAGTGCCGCATCGTGTACGCATAACCACTTTCGATGGCGCGTTCGTAGGCCTTCCAGTTGAGCAGGCCGACCTGCCCATGCGGGGGGGTGAGCACCCAGGTGGCCAGCTTGCGCCGCTCCTCGCTGCTCCTTTCACTTTGCACCAT
This window contains:
- a CDS encoding class I SAM-dependent methyltransferase; translated protein: MESLNRLWLQSTEQRLASLPLSCAVQLPGGQRIGAAQPRLQLIVRDMRALLHLARGAIGRVAEDYVEGRLDIEGRLRDLMAVAPALLGRDPTHERAGPVQRMQRALWERMSHTQARDAAQIQHHYDVSDDFYALWLDPLRVYSCAYFLDPGMSLAQAQEAKLEHICRKLLLKPGERFIDIGAGWGGLLLWAAEHYGVDATGITLSKNQHAYVNGLIQKKGLQGRVRMLLQDYRDVDESEGFDKVASVGMCEHVGRLNLPVYFAKIRRLLKPGGLVLNHGITAGGTDNAQLDGGMGDFIEKYIFPGGQLVHVSVMLDAMARGNVEPLDAECLRPHYAQTLWHWADALEAHEGQARQVLGADADRVIRAYRLYLAGSAMSFEQGWISLFQILGSRPDGVVQPREPATGTLRATQSVYPFNRSYMYGDKATGDAAAPAPAPGDGSVEQAAAAETEV